A region of Bacillus rossius redtenbacheri isolate Brsri chromosome 2, Brsri_v3, whole genome shotgun sequence DNA encodes the following proteins:
- the LOC134529054 gene encoding uncharacterized protein LOC134529054, whose protein sequence is MNFDWFVLDQTNTRVSRPRLQAACSSFHRILWHYNSLRCLSTKKSNRTITTHILNLRCRITTIAPPHLPTRIPTVAPHHLPTRIPTIAPHHLPTRIPTVAPPHLPTRIPTVAPPHLPTRIPTVAPPHLPTRIPTVAPPHLPTRIPTVAPPHLPTRIPTVAPPHLPTRIPTVAPPHLPTRIPTVAPPHLPTRIPTVAPHHLPTRIPTVTPPHLPTRIPTVAPPHLPTRIPTVAPPHLPTRIPTVAPPHLPTRIPTIAPPHLPTRIPTVAPPHLPTRIPTVAPPHLPTRIPTIAPPHLPTRIPTVAPPHLPTRIPTDAPSRLPTRIPTVAPPRLPTRIPTVAPPCLPTRIPTVAPPRLPTRIPTIAPPHLPTRIPTVAPPHLPTRIPTIALPHLPTRIPTVPPSRLPTRIPTVADYHVKK, encoded by the coding sequence ATGAACTTTGACTGGTTTGTATTGGATCAGACTAACACAAGGGTCAGCAGACCGAGGCTGCAAGCTGCATGCAGCTCTTTTCATAGGATTTTATGGCACTATAACTCACTGCGCTGCCTCAGCACAAAAAAATCAAACCGTACAATTACAACGCATATCCTCAACCTGCGCTGTCGAATTACTACCATCGCACCGCCCCACCTACCCACTCGCATCCCTACCGTCGCACCGCACCACCTACCCACTCGCATCCCTACCATCGCACCGCACCACCTACCCACTCGCATCCCTACCGTCGCACCGCCCCACCTACCCACTCGCATCCCTACCGTCGCACCGCCCCACCTACCCACTCGTATCCCTACTGTCGCACCGCCCCACCTACCCACTCGCATCCCTACCGTCGCACCGCCCCACCTACCCACTCGCATCCCTACTGTCGCACCGCCCCACCTACCCACTCGCATCCCTACTGTCGCACCGCCCCACCTACCCACTCGCATCCCTACCGTCGCACCGCCCCACCTACCCACTCGCATCCCTACGGTCGCACCGCCCCACCTACCCACTCGCATCCCTACCGTCGCACCGCACCACCTACCCACTCGCATCCCTACCGTCACACCGCCCCACCTACCCACTCGCATCCCTACCGTCGCACCGCCCCACCTACCCACTCGCATCCCTACCGTCGCACCGCCCCACCTACCCACTCGCATCCCTACCGTCGCACCGCCCCACCTACCCACTCGCATCCCTACCATCGCACCGCCCCACCTACCCACTCGCATCCCTACCGTCGCACCGCCCCACCTACCCACTCGCATCCCTACCGTCGCACCGCCCCACCTACCCACTCGCATCCCTACCATCGCACCGCCCCACCTACCCACTCGCATCCCTACGGTCGCACCGCCCCACCTACCCACTCGCATCCCTACCGACGCACCATCCCGCCTACCCACTCGCATCCCTACCGTCGCACCGCCCCGCCTACCCACTCGCATCCCTACCGTCGCACCGCCCTGCCTACCCACTCGCATCCCTACCGTCGCACCGCCCCGCCTACCTACTCGCATCCCTACCATCGCACCGCCCCACCTACCCACTCGCATCCCTACCGTCGCACCGCCCCACCTACCCACTCGCATCCCTACCATCGCACTGCCCCACCTACCCACTCGCATCCCTACCGTCCCACCGTCCCGCCTACCTACTCGCATCCCTACCGTCGCAGACTATCACGTGAAAAAATAA